TGAGCTCTGCGTGCAAGGCGTGGTATTCGGTGATGGCCGACTTGATGTCACCCAAGAGATACAGAGATGCCGGCATGCCGGACCAGAAATGGCGAGAGTGCATGGGGCTTGGACAGGCTTTTCGAAGCTCGTTGACCTCGTACCAGACCCGGTTCATCTCGATCATGTCCGCCACGACCTCTTCGAGGCGATCCATGCTCAGCCGCCGGCCCAGCAGGCGCTCGGCGAACCGGATGAACTCCCGCGTGTTCTCCGTGGCGAGTTTTACGCAGCTCTCGTAGACCCCCGGCTGGAAGAACTCCTTCACACCGGGAATGGGCATCTGCAGTGTGTAGACGGGGGCGTCGAAGAAGTGTCCGAGCCCCTGGAACCACTTGTACCGGGCGTCGCAGATGATGTCGGAGGCCACCAGCAGGATCGGCTGGGGCATCCCTCCCATGGGCGCCTCGGGGGGAATCTGACCCCCGGTCTCTCGCATCATCCGATGGGTGTACCCGTAGTTGTTGCGGGCGTAACCACACAGGTGCGTCGGGAAACCCGCCGCGTCAGAGAGTTCCAGGTAGCGCGCGGCTGCCCCCGAGGCGGCGCACACGGCGCCGTAATTTTCTGGATAGACGACCTCGACGTCCATGGCCTTGAGGACGGGTGCCCCCTGCCACCAGTTGGCCATGCTCCACACGGTCGGCTTGCCCTCGGCTATCGCCTCGACGCTCTTCTTGTAGGAAGCGTCGACCCGGGAACGCAGCGGGTATATGGAT
This is a stretch of genomic DNA from Thermodesulfobacteriota bacterium. It encodes these proteins:
- a CDS encoding 2-hydroxyacyl-CoA dehydratase family protein, with protein sequence MGPEKKPKSINSLESIYPLRSRVDASYKKSVEAIAEGKPTVWSMANWWQGAPVLKAMDVEVVYPENYGAVCAASGAAARYLELSDAAGFPTHLCGYARNNYGYTHRMMRETGGQIPPEAPMGGMPQPILLVASDIICDARYKWFQGLGHFFDAPVYTLQMPIPGVKEFFQPGVYESCVKLATENTREFIRFAERLLGRRLSMDRLEEVVADMIEMNRVWYEVNELRKACPSPMHSRHFWSGMPASLYLLGDIKSAITEYHALHAELTALIAQGKGAVAHEKYRLGFAELPPWHSLKFFDILAERGWNFVVESWAYHPPIPMDLSHVSDPVEKIARHGLQFNTGYYKYAVEDNCDFGYMGYPYIYWAKEFKIDGMFMHPLVTCRSTSTHLGFVRETLQNKLHVPSLWVEGDIVDFTLFDPDDALRRAEAFEESMEHHREKRRNAGLDW